In a genomic window of Primulina huaijiensis isolate GDHJ02 chromosome 10, ASM1229523v2, whole genome shotgun sequence:
- the LOC140986083 gene encoding protein transport protein SEC24 A-like, translated as MGTENSNRQNYPLRPATTPFSTPQSSTAFLSSGPVFGSQASAFRPAPPTSSQFPTPPLSAGPLAGSEAPGFRPPPSVRSNELVGQPPSAQSTYGPPTTGFQRFPTPPLASTDYLQHPQASVSGLPVAPPPTRPQGGSVPSQASFFPQPQPPSISMRSPSQNIKTGQFNTNIPPSTDQPFSPSRQNVQSFPSPVGPSQATARGTFQPAFPGYFSVQPYSSAQVPLVRSAPFPSQPGGYAPPLPPAPFPGQPRGYMPGPPVTTSSVPYSRDQVQLQGMAQPIASRGLVEDFSSLSLGSVPGSLDTGLDVKALPRPLDGDVEPKSLAEMYPMNCGPRVLRLTTGGIPNSQSLASRWHLGLGAVVCPLAESPIGDEVPIVNFGTTGIIRCRRCRTYVNPYVTFTDHGRKWRCNICSLLNDVPGDYFAHVDANGRRVDLDQRPELTKGSVEFIAPAEYMVRPPMPPLYFFLIDVSISAIQSGMLEVMAQTIKSCLDNLPGSPRTQIGFLTYDSTIHFYNMKSSLVRPQMMVVSDLDDVFIPMPEDLLVNLSESRIVVEAFLESLPSMFQENMNVESAFGPALKAALMVMSQLGGKLLIFQNTLPSLGVGRLRLRGDDIRVYGTDKEHTLRTPEDPFYKQMAADFTKYQIAVNVYAFSGKYTDIASLGTLAKYTGGQVYYYPSFLSVVHKDKLRHELTRDLTRETAWESVMRIRCGKGVRFTSFHGNFMLRSTDLLALPAVDCDKAYAAQLSLEETLLTTQTVYFQVALLYTSSSGERRIRVHTAAAPVVADLGEMYRLADTGAVVSLLSRLAIEKTLSNKLEDARNFIQLKIVKAFREYRNLYAVQHRLVGRMIYPETLKFLPLYGLALSKSTPLRGGYSDAQLDERCEAGYTTMALPVKKLLKLLYPTLLRIDDCLVNSSVEADDFDVSKRLPLTSESLDTRNVYIFDDGFRLVIWFGISASPDIARGLLGEDFGADFSKISLPRRDNEMSRKLTKIFQKCRESDPSYYQLCHLVRQGEQPREGYFLLSNLVEDQAGGASGYADWFMQLHRQVQQNA; from the exons ATGGGGACCGAAAATTCCAACCGTCAAAATTACCCATTAAGGCCAGCTACAACTCCCTTTTCTACTCCACAAAGTTCAACAGCTTTTTTATCGTCTGGTCCTGTGTTTGGTTCTCAAGCATCTGCCTTTAGACCTGCGCCTCCTACTTCCTCTCAATTTCCAACTCCTCCTTTATCCGCTGGACCTTTGGCAGGATCTGAAGCCCCTGGCTTTAGACCTCCTCCATCTGTCAGGTCTAATGAATTGGTTGGACAACCTCCATCGGCACAATCAACATATGGACCACCAACTACAGGATTCCAACGTTTTCCAACCCCGCCATTAGCCTCAACAGATTATTTGCAACACCCACAAGCCTCGGTTTCAGGTCTTCCAGTTGCGCCTCCACCAACCAGGCCACAAGGGGGTTCAGTTCCATCCCAAGCTTCTTTTTTTCCACAGCCTCAACCACCTTCTATATCAATGCGGTCTCCTTCCCAAAACATAAAAACTGGACAATTCAACACAAATATCCCTCCCTCTACAGATCAACCATTCTCTCCATCCAGGCAAAATGTCCAGTCTTTTCCATCACCGGTGGGCCCATCTCAGGCCACTGCTAGAGGCACATTTCAGCCAGCATTTCCAGGTTATTTTAGTGTGCAACCTTATTCTAGTGCTCAAGTTCCTCTGGTGCGGTCTGCCCCATTTCCATCACAACCGGGAGGCTATGCTCCACCGCTGCCTCCTGCTCCATTTCCTGGTCAACCAAGAGGTTATATGCCAGGTCCTCCAGTTACGACGTCATCAGTCCCCTATTCAAGGGACCAAGTGCAACTTCAAGGCATGGCACAGCCCATTGCTTCACGGGGATTGGTTGAAGATTTTAGTTCACTCTCTCTTGGGTCTGTGCCAGGATCATTGGACACTGGACTTGATGTTAAAGCATTACCAAGGCCATTGGATGGCGACGTGGAACCAAAATCTTTAGCTGAGATGTACCCCATGAACTGTGGCCCTAGAGTTTTGCGACTGACAACTGGTGGCATACCAAATTCTCAGTCCCTGGCTTCGAGGTGGCATTTGGGACTTGGGGCAGTTGTTTGTCCTTTGGCAGAATCTCCTATTGGG GATGAAGTGCCCATTGTCAATTTTGGCACCACAGGAATAATTCGTTGTCGAAGGTGCCGCACGTATGTGAATCCATATGTTACTTTCACAGATCATGGAAGAAAGTGGAGGTGCAATATATGTTCACTGCTGAATGATG TTCCTGGTGATTACTTTGCTCATGTGGATGCTAATGGCAGAAGAGTTGATCTGGATCAACGGCCTGAGCTAACAAAGGGTAGTGTTGAGTTTATTGCTCCAGCTGAATACATGGTTCGCCCTCCGATGCCTCCgctgtatttttttcttatcgACGTGTCAATATCTGCAATTCAAAGTGGAATGCTTGAG GTTATGGCCCAAACAATTAAGTCTTGTCTTGACAACTTGCCTGGATCTCCTCGAACACAGATTGGATTTCTAACTTATGATAGCACAATTCATTTCTATAATATGAAG TCATCTTTGGTGCGGCCTCAGATGATGGTTGTTTCAGATTTGGATGACGTATTCATTCCAATGCCAGAGGATCTTCTGGTCAACTTATCGGAATCTAGAATTGTGGTGGAAGCATTCCTTGAGAGTTTACCCTCCATGTTCCAGGAGAACATGAATGTAGAATCAGCATTTGGTCCAGCTCTCAAAGCGGCTTTAATGGTCATG AGCCAACTTGGTGGTAAATTGttaattttccaaaataccCTGCCATCACTAGGTGTCGGTCGCCTGAGGCTACGTGGAGATGACATTCGTGTATATGGAACAGATAAGGAGCATACTCTACGCACTCCTGAAGATCCATTTTATAAACAAATGGCTGCTGATTTTACCAAGTATCAAATTGCAGTAAATGTATATGCATTCAGTGGAAAGTATACAGACATAGCATCCTTAG GAACCCTCGCAAAATATACTGGTGGCCAGGTGTATTACTATCCAAGTTTTCTGTCGGTCGTCCACAAAGATAAGTTAAGACATGAGTTAACCAGAGATCTTACTAGAGAGACTGCATGGGAATCCGTCATGCGCATTAGATGTGGGAAAG GTGTTCGTTTCACATCTTTTCATGGGAATTTCATGCTAAGATCCACCGACTTGCTAGCACTTCCTGCTGTTGATTGTGATAAGGCTTATGCGGCTCAGTTATCTCTTGAAGAGACACTGCTAACAACCCAGACTGTGTACTTCCAAGTTGCTTTGTT ATATACATCATCTTCTGGAGAAAGGCGAATCAGGGTTCACACAGCAGCTGCTCCAGTTGTTGCAGACTTAGGAGAAATGTATCGCCTGGCCGACACGGGGGCGGTTGTGTCTTTGCTTTCCAGGCTAG CAATCGAAAAAACTTTGTCCAACAAGTTGGAAGATGCTCGGAACTTTATCCAGTTGAAGATTGTAAAAGCCTTTAGAGAATATCGAAATCTATATGCTGTACAGCATCGTTTGGTTGGAAGGATGATTTACCCAGAAACGCTGAAATTCTTACCCCTGTATGGATTAGCTTTAAGTAAATCCACACCCCTCCGTGGTGGATATTCTGATGCTCAACTTGATGAACGCTGTGAAGCTGGTTATACTACGATGGCTTTACCTGTTAAGAAATTGCTGAAACTTCTCTATCCTACCCTTCTGCGTATAGATGACTGTCTTGTGAAT TCATCTGTCGAGGCTGATGATTTTGACGTATCAAAGAGGCTACCGCTTACATCAGAGAGCTTAGATACCagaaatgtatatatttttgatgATGGTTTCCGTTTGGTCATATGGTTTGGCATATCAGCTTCACCTGACATAGCTAGGGGTTTGCTTGGGGAAGATTTTGGTGCAGACTTCTCAAAG ATTAGCCTGCCTCGGCGAGACAATGAAATGTCAAGAAAACTGACGAAGATATTTCAGAAATGTAGGGAAAGCGATCCATCGTATTATCAGCTTTGTCATCTCGTGAGGCAAGGTGAGCAGCCAAGAGAAGGTTACTTCCTTCTTTCCAATTTAGTAGAGGACCAAGCTGGAGGTGCGAGTGGTTATGCCGACTGGTTCATGCAACTACACCGTCAAGTTCAACAAAATGCATAA